Within Sphingobium aromaticiconvertens, the genomic segment CCGAAGGACTGGCTGATCGGTTCGATATAGGGGCCAAGGCCATAGATATGAATGACGCTGGTCGCATAGCCCAGCGCGGCGGCAATCGGCACCATCCCGTACCGCCGCCATTCCATGCCCGCGGTGCGTTCCTCGATCGGCTCCATCCCCGTCCCCTTTGTTCTCACGCAGCTTTCTTCTGAAGCCTTAGCCAAATGAGCGCTGGGGGGAAGAGAGGGACAGGCCGCCTCCGGCTCCGCAACATGCAACATCGCCGGGGCGGCATCCTTAGCGCGTACAGGCCCGCAAATGTGGACGTAAAAGCTTTAGTGGACATTCGCCCAGCAACTTGTGAACCGAAGCACGGGGATAGCGCCGCCCGCTATTCTGGCCTAAACGCTTGGCCCATGCTTCGCCTGTCCGAAATCAAGCTGCCGCTCGACCATCCGCCCGAGGCTTTGAAAGCCGCCGTCCTTGATCGCCTCGGCATCATCGCCGATGATCTGCTGTCGCTCACCATCGCCCGTCGCGCCAATGACGCACGGCGCAAGGCGGCGATCCTGATGGTCTATTCGGTCGATGTAGAGGTACGGGACGAGGCTGGGATATTGGCGCGTCTGGGCGATGGGCCGCATATCCGACCGACGCCCGACACCGAATATCGCTTCGTCGCCACGGCCCCCGCCACCCTGCCCGGTCCCCGCCCTGTCGTGATCGGTGCTGGTCCCTGCGGCCTTTTCGCCGGTCTCATCCTCGCGCAGATGGGCCTGCGCCCGATCATCGTCGACCGCGGCAAGGTGGTGCGCGAACGAACGAAGGACACATGGGGCCTGTGGCGCCATGCAGTTCTCGATCCGGAATCCAACGTCCAGTTCGGCGAGGGCGGCGCGGGCACTTTTTCGGATGGCAAGCTCTACAGCCAAATCAAGGATCCCCGTTTCCTTGGTCGCAAGGTGCTGATCGAGTTCGTGAAGGCAGGCGCGCCGCCGGAAATCCTGACCGAAGCGCATCCGCATATCGGTACCTTTCGCCTTGTCACCATGGTCGAATCCATGCGCCGCACGATCGAGAAACTAGGTGGCGAATATCGCTGGCAGCACCGCGTCGAGGATTTCGACATAGAGATCGCCGCCGACGGCACCCGCTCCATTCGCGGCTTGCATTTCCAGACCGGCGACTATCTGGAGGCGACCCATGTGGTGCTGGCTGTCGGCCATAGCGCCCGCGATACGTTCCAGACGCTCTATGATCGTGGCGTTGATATGGAGGCCAAGCCCTTCTCCATCGGCGTGCGGATTGAGCATCCGCAAAGCTGGGTCGATCGCGCGCGCTTCGGCACCTGCGCTGGCCATCCGGATCTGGGCGCGGCGGCCTACAGCCTGTCGCACCACTGCGCCAATGGCCGCACCGTCTACAGCTTCTGCATGTGTCCCGGCGGCCGCGTCGTCGCCGCCACGTCGGAGGAAGGACGCGTCGTCACCAACGGTATGAGCCAATATAGCCGCGCCGAATTCAACGCCAATTCAGGGCTGGTCGTCGGCATCGACCCGGAGCGCGACTATCCGGGCCATCCGCTTGCCGGCATCGACCTGCAACGGCGGCTGGAGGAAGCCGCCTTCATCGCGGGCGGTTCCAACTATCATGCGCCAGGGCAGCGGGTTGGCGATTTCCTTGCCGGACGTCCCTCAACCGCGTTCGGAGAGGTCACGCCCTCCTACAAGCCCGGCGTCACGCCGACTGATCTGGCGCAAGTCCTGCCTGATTTCGTCGTCGCCGCGATGCGCGAAGCCCTGCCCGCCTTTGGCCGCCAGATCGCCCATTACGACCATCCCGACGCGATGATGACGGGCGTCGAAACCCGCACATCCGCCCCAGTCCGCATCGGCAGGGGCAAGGATTTCCACAGCCTCAACACCCGCGGCCTGTTCCCCGCCGGGGAAGGCGCGGGCTATGCGGGTGGCATATTGTCGGCGGGGGTGGACGGCATCAAGGTTGCTGAGGCCGTCGCCCTCGACATGCTTGGCTAACCCTATTTAAGCCCGCCGCCCATCGCCCGATACAGTTCGACCATGTTGGTCGCGCGCACCAGTCGTGTGGCGAGCAGACTCTGTTCGGCGGTGTAGAGCGCCCGCTGCGAATCCAGCGTCGTCAGGAACGGATCGATACCTGCCCGGAACCGCGCTTCCGACAGGCGATAGGCGACACGCGAAGACTCCGCGAGTGAGGTCTGCGCCTCGATCTGCTGGGTCATCGTGCCACGCCGCGCCAGCGCATCGGCAACCTCGCGGAAGCCGGTCTGCACGCTCTTTTCATAGGTCGCCAGCATCGCGTCATAAGTCGCCCGTGCATAGCGCAAATTGCCCACATTCTTGCCGAAATCGAAGATCGGCAACGTCGCCGACGGCGCGACCGACCAGGTCTCGCTCGCCGACGTGAACAGGTTGGACAGACCCATGCTGAGCGTTCCGAACGCGGCGGTCAGCGAGATATTGGGGAAAAAGGCCGCCCGCGCCGCCCCGATATTGGCATTCGCGCTACGCAACTGATGCTCCGCCGATGCAATATCGGGACGGCGTAGCAAAACGTCAGAAGAGATGTTGGCGGGCAGATTTTCGATTGTCGCGCTGTCCTCCGGCATGGCCTCTGGCAAATCCGCAACGGCAACCGTCGTTCCGGCCAGAAGGTTCAGCGCATTCTGGTCCTGCGCCACCAGCGTTGTCGCCTGCGCAATGTCTGATCGCGCGCTGTCGTAGCTGGTCTGTGCCTGCCGCACTTCCAGTTCCGATGCGATACCCTTGTCAAAGCGCGCGCGTGTCAACGATAGCGTCTGGCCGAACGTCTTTTCCAGATCGCGCGATATGCGCAACCGTTCCTGATCCGCCGCCATCGTCAGCCAAGCACTCGCGACCTCGGCAATCAGCGCAGTCTGCGCGGCATTGCGGGTTTCGACGCTCGCGAAATATTGCTCCTGCGCCGCAGTGGTCAGGTTTCGCACCCGACCGAACAGGTCGATTTCCCAAGCGGAGATGCCGACCTGCGCTTGATAAATGTCGGTGCGACCTGAACCCGCCAGCGAAAAGGGCGAATCCTGATAGGTCGCGCCACCGCTGGCGGCCACGGCGGGCAACAGGTCGGCACGCTGCACCTTATATTGCGCCCGCGCCTGCTCGACATTGGCCAAAGCGATCCGCAGGTCGCGATTATTGGCCAGCGTCGTCTCTATCACCCGTGCCAACCGCGCATCGGTGAAAAAGTCTCGCCAGGCCGTGTCGGCAGGCACAATAGCCGCCGCATCGGCTGACCCGCTATCATAGGCCGGCCCGGTTGGACTGGCGGCAGGCACAGGCAGATCAGGGCGGACATATTTGGGCGCCATATTGCAGGCGGCCAAGGCCAGACCCAGTGCCAGGGCGCTGGCGGTGCGATACACATTCATTACGTTCAACCTTCCTGCGGCCGGGCGTTGGGCGCGACATCATCCTGCTTCGTCTGTTCCCCATGGTGTTCGCGGAACAACCGCTTCACCACCGTGAAGAAGACAGGGACGAAGAAGATCGCCAGCACCGTTGCCGACAACATGCCGCCAACCACAGCCCAACCAATCGCATTCTGACCGCCTGCACCCGCGCCAGTGGACAGCGCCAGCGGCAACACGCCAAAGATGAAGGCGAAGCTGGTCATCAGGATCGGACGCAGGCGTAGCTTGCCCGCTTCCAGCGCTGCCTGAGCAGGCGCCATACCCTCTCGCATCTTCTCCTCGGCGAACTCCACGATCAGGATCGCGTTCTTTGCCGACACACCGATTGTGGTGATAAGGCCCACCTGAAGGTAAATGTCGTTGTTGAGACCGACGATACCCGCAGCAATCACCGCACCCAAAACGCCCAGCGGTACGACCAGCATCACCGCGATCGGCACCGACCAGCTTTCGTACAGGGCCGCAAGGCACAGGAACACAATCAGCGTCGACAGCGCGTAGAGCGCGGGCGCCTGTCCGCCAGAGGTGCGCTCTTCATAGGAAATACCGTTCCATGAGAAGCCCACGCCAGCCGGCAGCTTCGCCGCATGCTCCTCCATCGCCTTCATCGCCGTACCGCTGC encodes:
- a CDS encoding efflux transporter outer membrane subunit; the encoded protein is MNVYRTASALALGLALAACNMAPKYVRPDLPVPAASPTGPAYDSGSADAAAIVPADTAWRDFFTDARLARVIETTLANNRDLRIALANVEQARAQYKVQRADLLPAVAASGGATYQDSPFSLAGSGRTDIYQAQVGISAWEIDLFGRVRNLTTAAQEQYFASVETRNAAQTALIAEVASAWLTMAADQERLRISRDLEKTFGQTLSLTRARFDKGIASELEVRQAQTSYDSARSDIAQATTLVAQDQNALNLLAGTTVAVADLPEAMPEDSATIENLPANISSDVLLRRPDIASAEHQLRSANANIGAARAAFFPNISLTAAFGTLSMGLSNLFTSASETWSVAPSATLPIFDFGKNVGNLRYARATYDAMLATYEKSVQTGFREVADALARRGTMTQQIEAQTSLAESSRVAYRLSEARFRAGIDPFLTTLDSQRALYTAEQSLLATRLVRATNMVELYRAMGGGLK
- a CDS encoding NAD(P)/FAD-dependent oxidoreductase, which produces MLRLSEIKLPLDHPPEALKAAVLDRLGIIADDLLSLTIARRANDARRKAAILMVYSVDVEVRDEAGILARLGDGPHIRPTPDTEYRFVATAPATLPGPRPVVIGAGPCGLFAGLILAQMGLRPIIVDRGKVVRERTKDTWGLWRHAVLDPESNVQFGEGGAGTFSDGKLYSQIKDPRFLGRKVLIEFVKAGAPPEILTEAHPHIGTFRLVTMVESMRRTIEKLGGEYRWQHRVEDFDIEIAADGTRSIRGLHFQTGDYLEATHVVLAVGHSARDTFQTLYDRGVDMEAKPFSIGVRIEHPQSWVDRARFGTCAGHPDLGAAAYSLSHHCANGRTVYSFCMCPGGRVVAATSEEGRVVTNGMSQYSRAEFNANSGLVVGIDPERDYPGHPLAGIDLQRRLEEAAFIAGGSNYHAPGQRVGDFLAGRPSTAFGEVTPSYKPGVTPTDLAQVLPDFVVAAMREALPAFGRQIAHYDHPDAMMTGVETRTSAPVRIGRGKDFHSLNTRGLFPAGEGAGYAGGILSAGVDGIKVAEAVALDMLG